One genomic region from uncultured Cohaesibacter sp. encodes:
- a CDS encoding alpha/beta hydrolase: MTSTDLYAKLGDIRMCYRQDGSSDAPALILIPGLGMQLIEWPSALVEALSQDHRVIRLDNRDCGLSSRCGGPFSAIPSGFSWKGSALEQAPYDLTDMADDVIALANHLQLKQFGCIGFSMGGMIAQIVATKADDRVRSLVSISSTGGESVISAEPEALRQMESFFFPFVTEMEALEVIRSSNDYFSHGALPRDSAQSIRLAHSLVDRAQDEGGYLRQAWAMTATPDWRDGLAKLLIPALFLHGDKDRCIKATSAQQMAGDMPQASCTIYPELGHWIDDQICAQIVSWINGNDIAPSKFCP, encoded by the coding sequence ATGACGAGCACGGATCTTTACGCCAAGTTGGGTGACATCCGAATGTGCTACAGGCAAGACGGGTCTTCGGATGCGCCCGCCCTCATCTTGATACCCGGCCTCGGCATGCAGTTGATCGAATGGCCTTCAGCCCTTGTCGAGGCGCTTTCACAAGACCATAGAGTCATTCGCTTGGACAATCGGGATTGCGGCCTTTCAAGCCGATGCGGCGGGCCATTTTCGGCGATTCCGTCCGGCTTCTCCTGGAAAGGAAGTGCGTTAGAACAGGCCCCCTATGACCTGACAGATATGGCGGATGACGTCATTGCATTGGCCAATCATCTGCAATTGAAGCAATTTGGCTGTATCGGCTTTTCCATGGGAGGCATGATCGCGCAGATTGTCGCAACGAAGGCTGACGATCGGGTGCGGTCTCTTGTGTCAATCAGCAGCACGGGGGGTGAAAGCGTGATTTCCGCCGAGCCTGAAGCCTTGAGGCAGATGGAAAGCTTTTTCTTTCCTTTCGTCACGGAGATGGAAGCGTTGGAGGTGATCCGATCGAGCAACGACTATTTTTCGCACGGCGCATTGCCCCGCGATAGCGCGCAGAGTATCAGGCTGGCCCATTCGCTTGTTGACCGCGCTCAAGATGAAGGCGGCTATCTACGACAGGCCTGGGCCATGACCGCCACTCCTGACTGGAGGGACGGATTGGCAAAGCTATTGATACCAGCTCTCTTTCTTCACGGAGACAAAGACCGTTGTATCAAGGCAACATCTGCCCAACAGATGGCAGGCGATATGCCTCAGGCCAGCTGTACGATCTATCCAGAGCTCGGGCATTGGATTGATGACCAGATTTGCGCGCAAATCGTAAGCTGGATCAACGGAAATGATATCGCACCATCAAAATTTTGCCCGTAG
- the choX gene encoding choline ABC transporter substrate-binding protein has translation MKSLLSTTCALLFSAALPAQADCNLVRLAEPGWTDLALTSAITQVLIEGMGHKTESKILGIPVIYESMKRKDLDVFIGYWDPAMETYFNAYRNSGEIETIHTNLEGAKFTWAVPSYVYDAGVHSFADLAKHADKFDEKVYGIEPGSNDIMLDIVAKNEFGLGDWKVVESSEQGMLSQVAREIKRKKWIAFLGWAPHPMNTAFDLKYLEGGDAYYGPNFGGATVHTQVRKGYQKECPQVGKLLDQLTFTVSMESEGMGYILDDKMSAMDAARKVIANHPDMLDIWLEGISTTDGSPALAAVNADLGLAPKP, from the coding sequence ATGAAATCGCTTCTTTCCACCACATGTGCCCTCCTTTTTTCCGCAGCACTTCCCGCTCAAGCCGATTGCAATCTGGTGCGTCTTGCCGAACCGGGCTGGACCGATCTGGCGCTCACATCCGCAATCACGCAGGTTCTGATCGAAGGAATGGGGCACAAGACAGAGAGCAAGATCCTCGGCATTCCCGTGATTTATGAATCCATGAAGCGCAAGGATCTGGATGTCTTCATAGGATATTGGGACCCGGCGATGGAAACCTATTTCAATGCCTATCGTAATAGCGGAGAAATCGAAACCATCCATACCAATCTGGAAGGCGCCAAATTCACATGGGCTGTTCCCTCTTACGTATATGACGCCGGGGTTCACTCTTTTGCAGATCTCGCCAAACACGCGGATAAGTTCGACGAGAAGGTTTATGGCATTGAGCCAGGCTCGAACGATATCATGCTCGACATTGTCGCCAAGAACGAATTTGGGCTGGGAGACTGGAAGGTTGTCGAAAGCTCGGAACAGGGCATGCTGTCGCAGGTTGCGCGTGAGATAAAGCGCAAAAAGTGGATCGCTTTCCTTGGCTGGGCGCCGCATCCCATGAACACGGCGTTTGATTTGAAATATCTGGAAGGGGGCGATGCCTATTACGGCCCGAACTTTGGCGGGGCGACCGTCCATACGCAAGTGCGTAAAGGCTATCAGAAAGAATGCCCACAGGTGGGCAAACTGCTTGATCAGCTCACCTTCACTGTGTCCATGGAAAGCGAGGGCATGGGCTATATTCTGGACGACAAGATGAGCGCCATGGATGCCGCTCGCAAAGTCATCGCCAACCACCCTGATATGCTTGATATATGGTTGGAAGGGATTTCCACGACGGATGGTAGCCCGGCTCTCGCCGCAGTCAACGCAGATCTCGGACTCGCTCCCAAACCATGA